Proteins encoded in a region of the Rhodococcus sp. SBT000017 genome:
- a CDS encoding TerC family protein: protein MNVVPWWAWAAFGAVVLILLAIDLLAHRGAHIIGFKEAAWWSALWVGVAIIFGIVVFFTLGTTAGVEYTTAWLLEKSLSVDNLFVFALIFGYFKVPREYQHRVLFFGVIGALVFRAIFLAAGVAIVSKFAAVLFVFAAILLYSAYKLMKDEEESYDPGNSIAVRLLRKIIPVQDEYSGTKFFVKEAGKRVATPLLAVVVAIEAADLVFAVDSVPAVLAVTDDPFIVYSSNAFAILGLRALYFLLAGLLEKFHYLSKGLAIILAFIGVKLILQAGHKVISTSIPEIPSLVSLVVIIVVLAGSIILSLKNPPAEDDSADVIDDVAADSPIVDPTDGTSSAGTPSTGTSGTDSPRLDKS from the coding sequence ATGAACGTCGTCCCGTGGTGGGCATGGGCGGCATTCGGTGCCGTCGTACTGATCCTGTTGGCCATCGACCTGTTGGCGCACCGCGGTGCCCACATCATCGGTTTCAAGGAAGCCGCATGGTGGAGCGCCCTGTGGGTCGGCGTGGCCATCATCTTCGGCATCGTGGTGTTCTTCACGTTGGGAACCACGGCCGGAGTCGAATACACGACGGCCTGGTTGCTCGAGAAGAGTCTGTCCGTCGACAATCTCTTCGTCTTCGCGCTGATCTTCGGTTACTTCAAGGTTCCCCGTGAGTACCAGCACCGCGTGCTGTTCTTCGGTGTGATCGGTGCCCTGGTCTTCCGTGCCATCTTCCTGGCCGCCGGTGTGGCCATCGTCAGCAAGTTCGCTGCCGTTCTGTTCGTCTTCGCAGCCATCCTTCTCTACAGCGCCTACAAGCTGATGAAGGACGAGGAGGAGTCGTACGACCCGGGCAACTCGATCGCGGTTCGTCTGCTGCGCAAGATCATCCCGGTCCAAGACGAGTACTCCGGTACCAAGTTCTTCGTCAAGGAAGCCGGCAAGCGCGTGGCCACGCCACTTCTCGCCGTCGTGGTGGCAATCGAAGCCGCCGACCTGGTGTTCGCAGTCGACAGCGTTCCCGCCGTCCTGGCGGTGACCGACGACCCGTTCATCGTCTACTCCTCGAACGCGTTCGCCATCCTCGGCCTTCGTGCCCTGTACTTCCTGCTCGCAGGGCTGCTCGAGAAGTTCCACTACCTGTCCAAGGGACTGGCGATCATCCTCGCCTTCATCGGCGTCAAGCTGATCCTCCAGGCCGGACACAAGGTGATCAGCACCTCGATCCCCGAGATCCCCTCGTTGGTCAGCCTGGTGGTCATCATCGTGGTCCTGGCAGGCTCGATCATCCTGAGCCTGAAGAATCCCCCGGCCGAAGACGACAGTGCCGACGTGATCGACGACGTCGCTGCCGACAGCCCGATCGTCGATCCGACGGACGGAACATCCTCGGCAGGCACCCCGTCCACCGGAACGTCGGGCACGGATTCACCGAGACTCGACAAGTCCTGA
- a CDS encoding Dps family protein → MAEKNSYTVPGLTSEKGARVAEILQDRLNAYNDLHLTLKHIHWNVVGPNFISVHEMLDPQVEAVRGFADDVAERIATLGSSAKGTPGTIVSERSWDDYSIGRATAIEHLGALDLVYTGVIETTRKNIEEVGEIDPVTEDMLIGQSAQLELFHWFVRAHLENSGGQLSTANATSEVDAAKQAG, encoded by the coding sequence ATGGCTGAAAAGAACTCGTACACCGTTCCCGGACTCACCTCGGAAAAGGGCGCACGCGTCGCCGAGATCTTGCAAGATCGACTGAACGCGTACAACGACCTCCATCTGACGCTCAAGCACATTCACTGGAATGTCGTCGGACCCAACTTCATCTCGGTACACGAGATGCTCGATCCTCAGGTCGAAGCAGTTCGCGGATTCGCGGACGACGTCGCCGAGCGCATCGCGACCCTCGGCTCCTCGGCCAAGGGCACACCGGGCACCATCGTCTCCGAGCGCAGCTGGGACGACTACTCGATCGGTCGCGCGACGGCCATCGAGCACCTCGGAGCACTCGACCTGGTCTACACCGGAGTCATCGAGACCACTCGCAAGAACATCGAGGAGGTCGGCGAGATCGACCCCGTCACCGAGGACATGCTCATCGGCCAGAGCGCACAGCTCGAACTCTTCCACTGGTTCGTCCGCGCGCACCTGGAGAATTCCGGTGGCCAGCTGTCCACCGCCAACGCGACCAGCGAGGTCGACGCGGCGAAGCAAGCAGGCTAG
- a CDS encoding CsbD family protein: MADFIDKAKHKAEELVGDAKEKIGHKTDNDDLAAEGAKDQASGKTKQVGDDVSDAAGNIKDKFTN; this comes from the coding sequence ATGGCTGATTTCATCGACAAGGCAAAGCACAAGGCAGAAGAGCTCGTGGGCGACGCCAAAGAAAAGATCGGCCACAAGACCGACAACGACGATCTTGCTGCCGAAGGCGCAAAGGATCAGGCGTCGGGCAAGACCAAGCAGGTCGGCGACGACGTCTCGGACGCCGCGGGCAACATCAAGGACAAGTTCACGAACTGA
- a CDS encoding EAL domain-containing protein: MTAPDGAVFAASAALDSVESVAALFQPVVELATGVVVGYEALARWPSPSLAVPEDVFALARERGMVGRVDVACRAAALRAARERAYSRRVRFFLNIEPGCFVDERDVDSHLDAIGDDLDVVLEITERDLDRNVPLLMALVRGARARGMSVAMDDVGATPATLELLAAVAPDIVKLDASIIRSPYRSRAAVRQVRAYVRTSDAVLLAEGIETRRHLRRARSLGATLGQGWMFGRPLPLPNPQI; this comes from the coding sequence GTGACCGCGCCGGACGGCGCGGTGTTCGCAGCATCGGCGGCGCTCGATTCGGTGGAGTCCGTCGCTGCTCTGTTTCAGCCCGTCGTCGAACTGGCCACCGGGGTGGTCGTCGGATACGAGGCTCTGGCCAGGTGGCCGTCGCCGAGCCTGGCCGTTCCCGAGGACGTGTTCGCGCTGGCCCGAGAGCGCGGGATGGTGGGTCGCGTCGACGTCGCATGTCGCGCCGCCGCGCTGCGGGCGGCGCGCGAGCGTGCGTATTCGCGTCGGGTGCGCTTCTTTCTCAACATCGAGCCGGGCTGCTTCGTCGACGAACGCGACGTCGACAGCCACCTCGATGCGATCGGTGACGACCTCGACGTCGTCCTCGAGATCACCGAGCGAGACCTCGACCGAAACGTCCCGTTGCTGATGGCCCTGGTTCGAGGAGCCCGCGCTCGCGGTATGTCGGTGGCCATGGACGACGTCGGTGCCACGCCTGCAACATTGGAATTGTTGGCCGCCGTCGCGCCGGACATCGTCAAACTCGACGCGTCGATCATCCGGTCCCCGTATCGGTCACGCGCCGCGGTGCGGCAGGTGCGGGCCTACGTCCGCACGAGCGATGCCGTTCTGCTGGCAGAAGGAATCGAAACCCGCAGACATTTGCGTCGCGCCAGGTCCCTGGGAGCAACCCTCGGCCAAGGCTGGATGTTCGGCCGTCCGTTGCCGCTGCCGAATCCGCAGATCTGA
- a CDS encoding CdaR family transcriptional regulator produces the protein MTAAESVHVSQEEYVSGRRASDRLRTPRETAARMLDQYFGEPEDTPPPRECARGELDDMTTTCCELATGVLESGRLPIPGAMDVFRDAATRWARDGVPLGRIQHAVNEGCALAVQQAPRSVGEGADDRLVDGTVLVMELLDVVTAAVSDAYLTEFRTLTQNGPRHDVELLDALLTGDGTARKIADRMGTLLAEDYHVVALHFPAHADEGGRRIDAAMMAARKLRRIHTALATFDAECLPIASISPTGGTVLLPDVPGVDIGELVDRLADAGQVAVTATTGSAAIDDIATTAPHLYELLGLVRRLRYAPGTYRISDLVFEYQVSRPGLGRKHLVTLIDPLRDSVDLLPTLQAFVDSDSNRKKTATWLTVHPNTVDYRLKRVEQLTGLDPMKPSGLRRLHAALIADRLEARRVPVDERSL, from the coding sequence TTGACGGCAGCAGAGAGCGTGCACGTGTCGCAGGAGGAGTACGTCAGCGGGCGACGGGCCTCCGACCGTCTGCGGACGCCGAGAGAGACTGCCGCACGCATGCTGGATCAGTACTTCGGTGAACCCGAGGACACACCACCGCCGCGCGAGTGCGCCCGCGGTGAGCTCGACGACATGACGACGACGTGCTGCGAACTGGCGACCGGAGTCCTCGAATCCGGTCGGCTGCCGATACCCGGTGCCATGGACGTCTTTCGCGATGCGGCAACCCGGTGGGCCCGTGACGGTGTACCGCTCGGCCGTATTCAACATGCCGTCAACGAGGGCTGCGCACTGGCTGTACAACAGGCACCGCGATCGGTCGGCGAGGGTGCCGACGATCGGCTCGTCGACGGAACCGTACTGGTGATGGAACTGTTGGACGTCGTCACCGCGGCCGTGTCCGATGCCTACCTGACCGAATTCCGGACGCTGACGCAGAACGGTCCCCGTCACGACGTGGAACTGCTCGATGCGCTGCTCACCGGTGACGGCACGGCTCGCAAGATCGCCGATCGGATGGGTACGCTGCTCGCCGAGGACTATCACGTTGTGGCCCTGCACTTTCCGGCCCACGCCGACGAAGGGGGCCGACGGATCGACGCCGCAATGATGGCGGCTCGGAAGCTGCGAAGAATCCACACAGCGTTGGCGACGTTCGACGCGGAGTGCCTGCCCATCGCCTCGATCAGTCCCACCGGCGGAACCGTCCTACTGCCCGATGTTCCCGGTGTCGACATCGGGGAACTGGTCGATCGTCTGGCCGACGCGGGTCAGGTGGCGGTGACCGCGACGACCGGGTCGGCCGCGATCGACGACATCGCCACGACCGCGCCCCACCTGTACGAGCTGCTCGGTCTCGTGCGGCGGCTCCGGTACGCGCCCGGGACATACCGAATTTCGGATCTCGTGTTCGAGTACCAGGTGAGCAGGCCGGGCCTGGGGCGCAAACATCTTGTGACACTGATCGATCCGCTGCGCGATTCGGTCGACCTGTTGCCGACGCTGCAAGCATTCGTCGACTCGGACTCCAACCGAAAGAAGACGGCCACCTGGCTGACGGTGCATCCCAACACCGTCGACTACCGCTTGAAGAGGGTGGAGCAGCTCACCGGACTCGATCCGATGAAGCCGTCCGGACTGCGAAGACTGCATGCTGCTCTGATCGCCGACCGCCTCGAAGCCCGTCGCGTTCCGGTGGACGAGCGATCACTGTGA